Below is a genomic region from Henckelia pumila isolate YLH828 chromosome 3, ASM3356847v2, whole genome shotgun sequence.
TAGGCAGATGGTTTCTACCTTCCATTTGAAATCCATGGTGAGGGCCTCATGGTCATGCAAACATGGCCCTAATGTGCGGAGCCATTGCATTCCGAGTACAATGTCCAACCCCCATATAGGTAATACATATAATTCAATACGAAATTCATGCCCCTGCAGCGTCAGGGGGACTTGCGGAcacattttctcgcaccaaagGTATTGACCATTGCCCATGTACACCCGAAACCATCTTTCAGTCACACAAGACACCCCCAACTTTGTaaccaaaccttcttggatgaAGTTATGGCAAGAAAAATCTCCACACAAGTTCATTCATACCGTGCCGTAAGTCGAAATATGCGTGGGTTAGAAGCAGAGGTTAAAGCATGGAGGCTCACCTCGACTTTGCCTTCTCCAAAATTAAAGGGCTTAGAATCCTTGTAGCCATAAAAATCCTTGAGGCAATCGCCCTCTTCATCCCCGAAGAGTATCAGAACTCAGTTCTTGCAACGATGATTTGCGTTAAACTTCTCATCACAATTGAAACACAGGCCCTTCTCTCGTCTTTCCCGAATCTCGGCTGCCATGAGTTTTTATGGGTATTTTGGCTATTTGTGTGTGGGAAGTAATGTTGGTATGGCCTTCAGAAGGGTTGGAATACCTCCCTAGATCTGGCTCAGTGTTCACGGCAGACAATCCTAGTGGCACTCGGGGCATGCCTCCCTTTCGCCCTGTCCTTCGTAAATCATCATTTCGATCTTCATACAACTGAGCCTTGGTCATGGATTCATTGAGGCTTCCAGGTGGAGTGATGAGAAGCTCTCTGCGAATTTCTGGGTGTAAGCCCCATATGAAGAAATTCAAGAACATGGATTTGGTGACCCCCTCGATCCTATTCATAAGGGCTTCGAACTCGGTGCGATATTGAGCCACACTACCTGTCGGCATCATTTTTGCGATATTTCCCAATGGGTCTTCATACACTGAAGATCCAAAACGGCTCCTGATCTCCTTCGCAAAGTGCTCCCAAGTGAACAGAGCGCCATTTCGATCCATCCACTGGTACCAAGAGCCGGCATCGCCGTCCATGTGAAATGCCACCACCTGCAGACGGATCATTGGAGTTGTGGAATATAGAGTAAAATATTTCTCTATTTTATAGAGCCAGTCATGAACCCACTCTCCATTGAATCGGGGCAGATCGAACTTCATTAGCTTCAAATGGTTgttgtgtagtagcccgtaaccagtatcagtaattaagggattaatcataattacttgggtagagttcggaagctccgaaggtgagatcggaagctccgatcaggatcggaagctccgaacaggatcggaagctccgatcggtattacgtcaggcatgacgtgtggttggatcggaagctccgatcaggaccggaggctccgatcacccctatccggagtcaactagtgatattttgacacgtggcagatcaggatcttcggaagctccgatggcaggatcggacgttccgatcgaggttcggacgttccgatcaaggatcggaagttccgatcgttgtctataaatagaaggccaagacttcactttcatttgccaattccgagttctcctttcccttctagtccttttggagctgttctagtcttcttaggcttggtccggaggtcggtgaggcattcggtagtcgtagcggagttgtgcccaagttctggaggcatcgacatcaaagggctaacgacggacgaaggtatagcttttgcttcctataaatatttaggagtatgcaatagcttagttaaggcttttagagcactttaatgatagtagtatcatttggcagtgtaaagcagactataggcgtggacctagagttggtagagcttgcactgtattgaggtacgaaagtactgttcgagatatcttgactgagtatgcatgtattatgagactgcatgatttatatgccatgatattatgctacattcattttcatcttgctgtatctctttcgagatgtctgttagtagggttgtaccctaccctgttagtggatggacttccatcgatttgggtccggcgtatccatggttatctcggtatgggagccacctcctgaagcgacggcacagcatgctacataccagggcccggtctgtctctgttatctgatccttgacctcgagtctttagggagttcactttgcatgcatgtatactcatactctcgtactgagcgttttatgctcacgtctcgtactctgtattttctggacaccctattccatggggcaggtttgcgattggacgaggagggtggatccaggaggggctagtcagtggttggccagctggagcttcgcttaggttttattactgtagtttgggtttatacagctattcgatttggttgtatattattggataaattatagattcctttacttgggattgtataatgtttctggtttccgcagttttattctgatatctgttttattaagttaattgcatgcctaagttctgtttagtaggtgatccgggtaagggtcactacatttatggtatcagagcatgcaaaagatttcttgggatttagtctcatcttgaggtatttttgtagatgtcaaatcgtgacgaccagagttctcatggcagtgttggtgggcgttggggagatgccgactgggagcctcgtcgagaatggcgtcatcgtcaccatgacgacgagcatttcactgtgcgtcgattcttagctatgggtcccaagccattagttggaggtgagtctccggaggatgcggagaactggttagaccgcatggagacgacttttcagactttccaatgcaccgatgagcagaaggtggagacccttggctatcttctggatgggtgtgcgcgcaggtggtggaggtttacttctgcaccttttgttacggcgagaggagtggccacctgggccgagttccgcacagctttccaaaagcggtattttcctcctgcactccgtcagtcgaaggcaggcgaactactgagtctgcgacagggaaccatgtctatcgatgagtatcagcagaggttctttgatctgctatcctattgccccgagattgctgatagctcagagatgaagtataatctgttccttcaaggccttaaccctgagatccatgaccgtgtggcggttggcgacgacatgtcctacgagggtttggtgagccgttgtcaccaggcggaggacagcattcggcggaacaggtctttctctcagtcgagacctgctagttctttgggtccccgtgcccaaactttcaagaagtctggatcttcttcttcctctggttctggaggtgttgtccgtttcggtaagaaggacaagtgtgatcactgtgggaagaaccatccatccgacaagtgccgtagagcttctggagcttgtttccgttgtggagagactggtcatatccggagagattgtccactgtctgggggaggcagttctggttctggttcaggatcgggttctcaggccaccgtacagcagaggtcgcagggacagtctgctgggagttcccatttgaagccacgagcttctggccaggtgtttgccctgagacatgatcaggcagtggaggagaatgaaaaagtcatcgcaggtacatttctgctttatggtatacctgctcttgtacttattgacactggtgcatctcattccttcatttctgcacgttttgttaagaggcataagttaccatgcattgcactagacgtagtgatgtctgtttttactccgacgggccaatctgctttggctaagcgtctagtgatgggttgccctttagagttcgaagggaacattctgttagcgaatctcatggtcctggcgatggacgactttgattgcattctgggaatagatatgttgactacctatcgagcttcagtggactgctatcagagattagtacgctttcatccgaaagggagtgagagttggtttttctatggtgagggagcgcgacccccgatgcctttggtatcagctttgagagcctgtcgagctctagagtctggcggggaaggctaccttatctatgcagttgattcgtCCGCTGAGaatattgggatagagagcattccggttgtagatgaatttccagatgtgtttcctaatgagattccgggttttcctcctgctagggaagtcgagtttggcatagagttggtgtcgggtacttcgcctatttctagagcaccgtatcgtctggctccgtcagagatgcgtgagttgaagaatcagctacaggatcttttggacaaggggtatattcgtcctagtgtatctccttggggagctcctgttctcttcgtgaagaagaaggatgggtcgatgcggctgtgcattgactatcggcagctgaatcgagtcactgtgaagaacaagtatccgttgcctcgtattgatgacttgttcgatcagctgcagggcacgtcagtttactccaagattgacttgagatctgggtatcatcagttgagagtccgtgatcaggacgtagccaagactgcattccgtactcgctatgggaattacgagtttctagtgatgtcatttggtttgactaatgcgccggctatagtcatggatttgatgaaccgtgtcttcagggagtatttggacaagtttgttgtggttttcattgacgatatcttggtgtattcgcgtaatacggaagagcatgtttctcacttgcggttggtactacagactcttcgagatgagcagttgtacgccaagctgagcaagtgtgagttctggatggatagagtggtctttcttggccatatcatatccagggaagggatttctgttgatccaagcaagattgaagcggtacttaattggtcgcgtccgacgacagttgctgagatccgtagttttctgggtctagcaggatattatcgtcgctttattctgaacttctctcagttagctcgaccgttgacgcagcttacccgcaagggtgtggatttcgagtggtcctccgagtgtgaggagaatttctgtgagcttcgacggcggttgacttctgcgccggtgttggcattaccgtccggatctggagggtatgtggtatacacggatgcttctcttcaggggttaggttgtgtcctgactcagaatgggcatgtgatcgcatacgcttctagacagctgaagcttcacgaggacaactacccagtccatgatttggagttagcagccattgtgttcgctttgaagatcttgcgtcattatttgtatggcgagaaatttgagatcttcaccgaccataagagtctcaagtatttgttcactcaggcggagttgaacatgaggcagagacgttggatggacttgcttaaggactatgattgtgagattaagtaccatccgggagctgctaatctcaccgctgatgctttgagtcgcaaggtgcgattatccgcacttcaggcTTGTtagatgtctagtgcgatcagtgactgttgtacttcaggttataccttcaggcataagaaaggtatgcagagtatccagatgtttgcgatattatctgagccagccttgtattcgcggatccgagatgctcagatgtctgatttgaagacccagcgtttagctcgtctagctaacgagggtagctcgtctggatttcattatcagtcagatggttttctgtgtttgtctggtaggcttgtgattccgcaggatgaagagttgcgagaggagattttgtctcaggcgcatcgcactaagttgagtattcatcctgggagcaacaagatgtacaaggatctacgtactcgtttctggtggaagggaatgaaacgcagtgtttatcagtttgtttcgagatgtttggtgtgtcaacaggtcaaggcagagcaccgacgacctggaggattgcttcacggtctgcctattcctgaatggaaatgggagtttatcactatggactttgtgacccatttgccggtatccccgaagaactgtgatgctatctgggttgtggtggaccgactcaccaagtcagggcatttcattgcctatagccgagagtactctgtggatcgcatggcacggatgtacattcaggagatcgttcgacttcatggagtgcctgtgagcattgtcagcgatcgggaccccaggtttacttctagattctgggggagtgttcagcgtgcgatgggtactactctcagtttgagtacagcctatcatccgaagactgatggtcagtcagagcgcactatccgtacgctagaggatatgcttagagcgtgcgtcttggattttggtccagcctggcaggatcatttgtcgttgatcgagttcgcttacaacaacagctatcatactagtattgggatggcaccttttgaggcgttgtatttacgacgttgtcgtactccactcttttgggaagaagtgggggagagacaggctgagggaccggaatttatccagcaggcgatagacattgttgatcagatcaagaaacggattaagactgcacaggatcgtcagacaagctatgctaatatcaagcgtaggcccttgcagttcgaggtcggggagaaagtgtttctgagagtgtcatctttccgcaagattctcagatttcgCCTTAAAGGCatgttgtctcccagatttatcggcccgtttgagatcttggagagcattgacgatttggcttatcgactagctttgccaccgcatctgtccagtattcacgacgtgttccacgtatctctgttacgacggtatgtggcagatgaatctcatattctgcagcggtctgaggttcaggtagacaaggatttgacttatgttgagaaacctcttcgtatcctcgattataaggataagg
It encodes:
- the LOC140889368 gene encoding uncharacterized protein; its protein translation is MIRLQVVAFHMDGDAGSWYQWMDRNGALFTWEHFAKEIRSRFGSSVYEDPLGNIAKMMPTGSVAQYRTEFEALMNRIEGVTKSMFLNFFIWGLHPEIRRELLITPPGSLNESMTKAQLYEDRNDDLRRTGRKGGMPRVPLGLSAVNTEPDLGRYSNPSEGHTNITSHTQIAKIPIKTHGSRDSGKTREGPVFQL